A stretch of Gossypium hirsutum isolate 1008001.06 chromosome A06, Gossypium_hirsutum_v2.1, whole genome shotgun sequence DNA encodes these proteins:
- the LOC107940404 gene encoding uncharacterized protein: protein MSVTEYEREFVRLSKYAREFVSTEAIMCKRFEVGLNEDIRLLVSILELKEFIVLVERTCKAEELDESASLPIVVTSMTTQKCVRKGYEAYLAFVLNTKESELKIESVPVVYEYPDVFSEELPRLPPIKEVNFGIELIPGTAPISIAPYMMAPIELKELKVQL from the exons ATGTCtgtaacagagtatgagcgtgagtttgtgagacttagCAAGTACGCTAGGGAGTTTGTATCGACTGAAGccatcatgtgtaagaggtttgaggttggattaaatgaagacattcGATTGCTAGTTAGCAtcctagaattaaaagagtttatTGTACTGGTTGAAAGAACTTGCAAGGCCGAGGAATtag ATGAGTCGGCTAGCTTGCCTATAGTAGTTACTTCTATGACTACTCAAAAATGTgtaagaaagggttatgaagcttacctTGCCTTTGTGTTGAATACGAAGGAGTCTGAGTTGAAAATTGAGTCAGTGCCGGTAGTATacgaatatccagatgtgttttcGGAAGAGTTGCCCAGATTGCCTCCAATTAAGGAAGTTAACTTTGGCATTGAATTAATTCCTGGTACTGCAcctatttcgatagctccgtatatgATGGCTCCgatagaattaaaggagttgaaagtgcaGTTATAA